In bacterium, a genomic segment contains:
- the pilM gene encoding type IV pilus assembly protein PilM: protein MATAKRKKSLKPLDIGLDLTSDELRVVGLSRSRAAYVLERFAIAPIPSSVFSAGKVAEPRELGNKIVEICAANGIKPKRAMISLSGKAAITRIVELPKMGFAQTRQAIDLQINQYVPFPPGDTVYQFKVLPPSAGSNPAMQEVLLCATRRSTVDSLIQTLRSAKIEPGGIKITSLAASRLILPRLEGYTQTACLIDVRDTVTDLSFFINGNFRLSRPIEMGYNSIIAKLSQALGVSNAEAEEHLRNEPVDLALPEEEVDPSEDNRMRETLLPIFSGFISELIRSIRYYESQAQRSERVGKLFVYGNVQLFKNLDRYIEQQTGLEVSVLSVTSLLTTLQGVYSQDLLREHAEKLVVASGLAADLSFRAKPELNLMPQTYYLKEQARTVVWAGVIVLLIMAALFYYQISLLDAKISQKNQELAEAKQVEAQYKGDADTFDNVKTKIQANIPKFKQVFGLVAKQPIWPGYMTELGAVTPDTVYLTEVTFNSSDATIDVKGVASSRYDLMLFCLALDHSDFFAQVEVSESGDEAAGGGSGGGGGGAASIGGPATTLSGQAPVPAPSVGGLLSAGAPMDEFRPPRWTGRPGHNIEDFFGTPPWARRVVSWGFDITVKIQSKVWNQEEPLAPLTDWEEVVQSVVNT, encoded by the coding sequence TTGGCAACTGCAAAACGGAAGAAAAGCTTGAAGCCGCTGGATATCGGTCTCGACCTGACCAGCGACGAGCTTCGTGTAGTGGGCTTGTCCCGCTCGCGTGCGGCCTACGTTTTGGAGCGGTTCGCAATCGCTCCGATTCCAAGCTCGGTGTTTTCCGCCGGCAAGGTGGCCGAGCCAAGGGAACTGGGCAACAAGATCGTGGAAATCTGCGCGGCCAACGGAATCAAGCCCAAGCGGGCGATGATTTCGCTGTCCGGCAAGGCGGCGATTACGCGTATCGTAGAGCTGCCGAAAATGGGCTTCGCCCAGACGCGGCAGGCCATCGATCTTCAAATCAACCAATACGTTCCTTTCCCGCCGGGCGACACCGTTTACCAGTTCAAGGTATTGCCTCCATCCGCGGGCAGCAATCCCGCGATGCAGGAAGTGCTCCTGTGCGCCACGCGGCGCAGCACCGTGGACAGCTTGATTCAAACGCTGCGCTCCGCGAAGATCGAGCCGGGCGGAATCAAAATCACGAGCCTCGCGGCCTCCAGGCTGATACTTCCCCGGCTGGAAGGCTACACCCAGACGGCATGTTTGATCGACGTTCGCGACACTGTCACAGACCTGTCGTTCTTCATCAACGGCAATTTCCGGCTGTCCCGTCCGATCGAGATGGGCTACAACTCGATCATCGCCAAGCTCAGCCAGGCGCTCGGTGTTTCCAACGCGGAAGCGGAAGAGCACCTGCGCAACGAGCCGGTGGACCTCGCTCTGCCCGAAGAGGAAGTCGATCCCTCGGAAGACAACAGGATGCGTGAAACGCTGCTTCCCATTTTCAGCGGTTTCATCAGCGAGCTTATCCGCAGCATCCGCTATTACGAATCGCAGGCGCAGCGCAGCGAGCGCGTGGGCAAGCTGTTCGTGTACGGCAACGTTCAGTTGTTCAAGAACCTCGACAGATACATCGAGCAGCAGACGGGTCTGGAAGTCAGCGTGCTGTCGGTCACCAGCCTGTTGACCACGCTTCAGGGAGTTTACTCCCAGGACCTGCTGCGCGAGCACGCCGAAAAGTTGGTGGTGGCATCCGGCCTTGCAGCGGATCTTTCATTCCGCGCCAAGCCCGAGCTCAACCTGATGCCGCAGACCTACTATTTGAAGGAGCAGGCTCGCACGGTGGTGTGGGCTGGCGTGATCGTGCTTCTGATTATGGCGGCTCTGTTTTACTACCAAATTTCGCTTCTCGACGCAAAGATAAGTCAGAAAAACCAGGAGCTTGCGGAAGCGAAACAGGTGGAGGCTCAATACAAAGGCGATGCGGACACGTTTGACAACGTGAAAACCAAGATTCAGGCAAACATTCCAAAGTTCAAACAGGTTTTCGGGCTGGTCGCCAAGCAGCCGATTTGGCCGGGGTATATGACCGAGCTTGGCGCCGTTACGCCTGACACCGTGTACCTTACGGAAGTGACTTTCAATTCGAGCGACGCCACGATAGATGTCAAGGGCGTCGCTTCTTCCCGATACGATTTGATGCTTTTCTGCCTGGCGCTGGATCACTCCGATTTCTTCGCTCAAGTGGAAGTATCCGAATCGGGTGACGAGGCGGCTGGAGGAGGTTCGGGAGGAGGCGGCGGAGGTGCCGCGTCGATTGGCGGGCCGGCCACCACGCTAAGCGGCCAGGCACCGGTTCCCGCGCCGTCGGTCGGCGGATTGCTGTCCGCCGGGGCTCCTATGGACGAATTTCGTCCGCCTCGCTGGACCGGCCGCCCGGGACATAACATTGAGGACTTTTTCGGCACTCCTCCTTGGGCCAGGCGGGTTGTTTCGTGGGGATTCGACATTACGGTGAAGATCCAAAGCAAGGTTTGGAACCAGGAAGAGCCGCTCGCTCCGTTAACCGATTGGGAGGAGGTGGTGCAGAGTGTCGTCAACACGTAA